In Streptomyces capitiformicae, one genomic interval encodes:
- the bldD gene encoding transcriptional regulator BldD, with protein MSSEYAKQLGAKLRAIRTQQGLSLHGVEEKSQGRWKAVVVGSYERGDRAVTVQRLAELADFYGVPVQELLPGTTPGGAAEPPPKLVLDLERLAHVPAEKAGPLQRYAATIQSQRGDYNGKVLSIRQDDLRTLAVIYDQSPSVLTEQLISWGVLDADARRAVSHEEA; from the coding sequence ATGTCCAGCGAATACGCCAAACAGCTCGGGGCCAAGCTCCGGGCCATCCGCACCCAGCAGGGCCTTTCCCTCCACGGTGTCGAGGAGAAGTCCCAGGGACGCTGGAAGGCGGTCGTGGTCGGTTCGTACGAGCGCGGCGACCGCGCCGTCACCGTGCAGCGCCTCGCGGAGCTGGCGGACTTCTACGGGGTTCCGGTGCAGGAGCTGCTTCCCGGTACGACCCCTGGTGGCGCCGCCGAGCCGCCGCCGAAGCTCGTGCTCGACCTTGAGCGCCTGGCCCATGTGCCGGCCGAGAAGGCGGGTCCGTTGCAGCGTTACGCGGCGACGATCCAGTCCCAGCGTGGTGACTACAACGGCAAGGTGCTCTCGATTCGCCAGGACGACCTGCGCACACTCGCCGTCATCTACGACCAGTCCCCTTCGGTTCTCACCGAGCAGCTGATCAGCTGGGGTGTCCTCGACGCGGACGCCCGCCGCGCGGTCAGCCACGAGGAGGCCTGA
- the nusB gene encoding transcription antitermination factor NusB — MAARNTARKRAFQILFEGDQRGVDVLTVLADWIRHSRSDTRQPPVSEYTMQLVEGYAVHAVRIDELIAQYSVGWTLDRMPVVDRNILRLGAYELIWVDETPDAVVLDEMVQLAKEFSTDDSPSFVNGLLGRLKDLKPSLRREAQ; from the coding sequence GTGGCTGCCCGTAACACGGCCCGCAAGCGCGCCTTCCAGATCCTCTTCGAGGGCGACCAGCGCGGGGTCGACGTCCTGACCGTGCTCGCGGACTGGATCCGGCACTCCCGGAGCGACACGCGACAGCCACCGGTCAGCGAGTACACGATGCAGCTGGTCGAGGGCTACGCGGTGCACGCGGTGCGGATCGACGAGTTGATCGCGCAGTACTCGGTGGGCTGGACCCTGGACCGGATGCCGGTGGTCGACCGGAACATCCTGCGGCTCGGTGCGTACGAGCTGATCTGGGTGGATGAGACGCCCGATGCGGTTGTGCTGGACGAGATGGTGCAGCTGGCGAAGGAGTTCTCCACGGATGACTCGCCGTCGTTCGTGAATGGGCTTCTGGGGCGGCTCAAGGACTTGAAGCCTTCGCTGCGTCGGGAAGCGCAGTAG
- the efp gene encoding elongation factor P, whose translation MASTNDLKNGMVLKLDGGQLWSVVEFQHVKPGKGPAFVRTKLKNVLSGKVVDKTFNAGVKVETATVDKRDMQFSYMDGEYFVFMDMETYDQLMVDRKAVGDAANFLIEGFTATVAQHEGEVLFVELPAAVELVVQETEPGVQGDRSTGGTKPATLETGHQIQVPLFITTGEKIKVDTRTSDYLGRVNS comes from the coding sequence GTGGCTTCCACGAACGACCTCAAGAACGGCATGGTGCTCAAGCTCGATGGCGGCCAGCTGTGGTCCGTCGTCGAGTTCCAGCACGTCAAGCCCGGCAAGGGCCCGGCCTTCGTGCGCACCAAGCTCAAGAACGTGCTCTCCGGGAAGGTCGTCGACAAGACCTTCAACGCCGGTGTCAAGGTCGAGACGGCCACTGTCGACAAGCGCGACATGCAGTTCTCCTACATGGACGGCGAGTACTTCGTCTTCATGGACATGGAGACCTACGACCAGCTCATGGTCGACCGCAAGGCCGTCGGCGACGCCGCCAACTTCCTGATCGAGGGCTTCACCGCCACCGTCGCGCAGCACGAGGGCGAGGTGCTCTTCGTCGAGCTGCCGGCCGCCGTCGAGCTCGTCGTCCAGGAGACCGAGCCGGGCGTCCAGGGCGACCGCTCCACCGGTGGCACCAAGCCCGCCACCCTGGAGACCGGCCACCAGATCCAGGTCCCGCTCTTCATCACCACCGGCGAGAAGATCAAGGTCGACACCCGCACGAGCGACTACCTCGGCCGGGTGAACAGCTAA
- a CDS encoding aminopeptidase P family protein, translated as MSEVYAARRERLRERCHASGSATALVTRPANVRYLAGTAPHDAVLLLGRGEDVLVCGAQPSGEAAQGRPDEAVRVQVLPGPGGDPAVAAADLVTAHGAETLAVEEHHLTVARHRAIRSIAPRLRLADLGGAVEQLRVVKDEEEISCLRIGAEIADQALGELLESILVGRTERHLALELERRLVDHGADGPAFPTSVATGPNSGRPGHLPTDRRVEEGDFLSVCLGATYRGYRCEIGRTFVIGTSPADWQIELYDLVFAAQRTGREALAPGVVYRAVYRAARQVLDSAGYGEGLPPLMGHGVGLEIDEDPQLAPAAMGKLDACVPVTVEPGVHLPGRGGVRIDDTLVVRPEADGGPELLTITTKELLAL; from the coding sequence ATGTCAGAGGTCTACGCCGCCCGCCGAGAGCGGCTGAGGGAGCGCTGCCATGCGAGCGGCAGCGCGACGGCGCTCGTGACGCGCCCGGCCAATGTGCGGTACCTCGCGGGCACCGCACCCCACGACGCCGTTCTGCTGCTCGGCCGGGGCGAGGACGTACTCGTCTGCGGTGCCCAGCCGAGTGGCGAGGCCGCCCAGGGCCGCCCCGACGAGGCGGTACGCGTACAGGTGCTGCCGGGCCCCGGCGGTGACCCGGCGGTCGCCGCCGCCGACCTCGTCACGGCTCACGGAGCCGAAACCCTCGCCGTCGAGGAACACCACCTCACCGTGGCCCGGCACCGCGCGATCCGCTCGATCGCGCCCCGACTGCGCCTGGCCGACCTCGGCGGCGCGGTCGAGCAACTGCGCGTGGTCAAGGACGAGGAGGAGATCTCCTGTCTGCGGATCGGCGCCGAGATCGCCGACCAGGCCCTGGGCGAGCTGCTCGAATCGATCCTCGTCGGCCGCACCGAACGCCACCTCGCCCTGGAACTGGAGCGCCGCCTCGTCGACCACGGCGCCGACGGCCCGGCCTTCCCCACCTCCGTCGCCACCGGCCCGAACTCCGGCCGTCCCGGTCACCTCCCCACCGACCGGCGGGTCGAGGAGGGCGACTTCCTCTCCGTGTGCCTGGGCGCGACCTACCGCGGCTACCGCTGCGAGATCGGCCGTACCTTCGTCATCGGGACCTCGCCCGCCGACTGGCAGATCGAGCTGTACGACCTCGTCTTCGCAGCCCAGCGCACCGGACGGGAGGCCCTGGCACCCGGCGTCGTGTACCGCGCCGTCTACCGCGCGGCCCGCCAGGTGCTGGACTCCGCGGGGTACGGTGAGGGCCTTCCGCCGCTGATGGGGCACGGTGTCGGACTCGAAATCGACGAGGACCCGCAGTTGGCCCCCGCGGCCATGGGTAAACTGGACGCTTGCGTGCCGGTCACCGTCGAACCGGGGGTCCACCTCCCGGGCCGGGGCGGCGTCCGGATCGATGACACGCTCGTCGTACGCCCCGAGGCGGACGGCGGACCCGAGCTACTCACCATCACGACCAAGGAGCTGCTCGCGCTCTAG
- a CDS encoding Pro-rich N-terminal domain-containing protein produces the protein MQHAVGAPLPPPHRPGQDPATPWSPTANHQGHPASVPPGAHPGPAPANPPVPVAPPTPPAPPGSVPPPTSGFVGAPGHPHPSTPQHAGMPRDTTGHIQLPPGGPVTMPSPPPAVGAPDVTTTTLAVLLIGPAGAGKTSVAKYWADHRRVPTAHISLDDVREWVRSGFADPQSGWNDNSEAQYRLARRTCGFAARNFLANGISCILDDAVFPDRPVVGLGGWKRHVGPGLLPVVLLPGLEIVLERNAERTGNRRLTDEEVARIHGRMAGWYGSGLPIIDNSQLDVPATARVLDEVLARSIASPPKW, from the coding sequence ATGCAGCACGCAGTGGGAGCTCCGCTGCCGCCGCCCCATCGGCCGGGGCAGGACCCGGCGACCCCGTGGTCGCCGACCGCGAACCACCAGGGACACCCGGCCTCCGTCCCTCCGGGCGCGCACCCGGGCCCCGCGCCGGCGAACCCGCCCGTGCCCGTGGCTCCGCCGACTCCGCCCGCGCCTCCCGGCTCGGTGCCCCCGCCCACCTCGGGTTTCGTCGGCGCCCCCGGGCATCCGCACCCTTCGACCCCGCAGCACGCCGGCATGCCGAGGGACACGACCGGGCACATCCAGCTGCCGCCGGGCGGCCCGGTCACCATGCCGAGCCCGCCGCCCGCTGTGGGCGCGCCGGACGTCACGACCACCACGCTCGCGGTCCTGCTCATCGGGCCCGCCGGGGCGGGCAAGACGAGCGTCGCCAAGTACTGGGCGGACCACCGCCGGGTGCCCACCGCGCACATCAGCCTGGACGACGTACGTGAGTGGGTGCGTTCCGGTTTCGCGGACCCCCAGTCCGGATGGAACGACAACTCCGAGGCGCAGTATCGTCTCGCCCGCCGCACTTGCGGCTTCGCGGCACGGAACTTCCTCGCCAACGGCATCTCCTGCATCCTCGACGACGCCGTCTTCCCCGACCGCCCCGTTGTCGGCCTCGGCGGCTGGAAACGCCACGTCGGCCCCGGGCTGCTGCCCGTGGTCCTCCTCCCGGGCCTCGAGATCGTTCTCGAACGAAACGCCGAGCGCACAGGCAACCGCCGCCTCACCGACGAAGAGGTCGCCCGCATCCACGGCCGAATGGCAGGCTGGTACGGCTCCGGCCTCCCCATCATCGACAACTCCCAGCTGGATGTCCCGGCCACGGCACGGGTCCTGGACGAGGTCCTGGCAAGGTCGATAGCAAGCCCGCCGAAGTGGTGA
- the aroB gene encoding 3-dehydroquinate synthase, with the protein MSETVTRIQVGGSAGTEPYEVLVGRQLLGELGGLVGSRAKRVAVIHPEALDGTGEALRADLAEQGYEAVAIQVPNAEEAKTAEVAAYCWKALGQSGFTRSDVIVGVGGGATTDLAGFVAATWLRGVRWIAIPTTVLAMVDAAVGGKTGINTAEGKNLVGSFHPPAGVLCDLAALESLPVNDYVSGLAEIIKAGFIADPVILDLIEADPQAARTPAGPHTAELIERSIRVKAEVVSGDLKESGRREILNYGHTLAHAIEKNERYKWRHGAAVSVGMHFAAELGRLAGRLDDATADRHRTVLESVGLPLYYRYDQWPKLLETMKVDKKSRGDLLRFIVLDGLAKPTVLEGPDPAVLLAAYGEVGQ; encoded by the coding sequence ATGAGCGAGACAGTGACTCGTATCCAGGTCGGCGGTTCGGCGGGCACCGAGCCGTACGAGGTCCTGGTGGGGCGTCAACTCCTCGGCGAGCTGGGCGGATTGGTCGGCAGCAGGGCCAAGCGGGTGGCGGTGATCCATCCCGAGGCGCTGGACGGCACCGGAGAGGCGCTCCGCGCCGATCTGGCCGAGCAGGGCTACGAGGCCGTCGCCATCCAGGTGCCGAACGCGGAGGAGGCGAAGACCGCGGAGGTCGCCGCGTACTGCTGGAAGGCGTTGGGGCAGTCCGGGTTCACCCGCAGCGATGTCATCGTCGGCGTGGGTGGCGGTGCCACCACGGACCTGGCGGGGTTCGTGGCGGCGACGTGGCTGCGCGGCGTGCGCTGGATCGCGATCCCCACCACCGTGCTGGCGATGGTGGACGCGGCGGTGGGTGGCAAGACCGGCATCAACACCGCCGAGGGCAAGAACCTGGTGGGTTCCTTCCATCCGCCGGCGGGTGTGCTGTGTGACCTGGCGGCGCTGGAGTCGCTGCCGGTCAACGACTACGTCTCCGGCCTGGCGGAGATCATCAAGGCCGGTTTCATCGCCGATCCGGTGATCCTGGACCTGATCGAGGCCGACCCGCAGGCCGCCCGCACCCCCGCCGGGCCGCACACCGCGGAACTGATCGAGCGGTCTATCCGGGTCAAGGCCGAGGTGGTCTCGGGGGACCTGAAGGAGTCCGGGCGCCGGGAGATCCTCAACTACGGCCACACCCTGGCCCACGCGATCGAGAAGAACGAGCGCTATAAGTGGCGTCACGGCGCGGCGGTGTCGGTGGGTATGCACTTCGCGGCCGAACTGGGCCGTCTGGCGGGCCGGTTGGACGACGCGACGGCCGACCGGCACCGTACGGTGCTGGAGTCGGTGGGGCTGCCGTTGTACTACCGCTACGACCAGTGGCCCAAGCTGCTGGAGACGATGAAGGTCGACAAGAAGTCCCGCGGTGATCTGCTGCGCTTCATCGTCCTCGACGGTCTGGCAAAGCCCACTGTCCTGGAGGGCCCCGACCCGGCCGTACTCCTCGCGGCTTACGGCGAAGTGGGCCAGTAA
- a CDS encoding shikimate kinase, translating into MGVGKSTVGRMLAERLGVGYRDTDDDIVAEQGRAIAEIFVDEGEAAFRAIEKRAVRTALTGHDGVLALGGGAILDADTRGLLAGQRVAYLSMDVEEAVKRTGLNAARPLLAVNPRKQWRELMEARRHLYEEVATAVVPTDGRTPEEVTQAALDALELKEA; encoded by the coding sequence ATGGGTGTCGGCAAGTCCACCGTGGGGCGGATGCTCGCCGAGCGGCTCGGGGTCGGCTACCGGGACACCGATGACGACATCGTGGCGGAGCAGGGCCGGGCCATCGCCGAGATCTTCGTCGACGAGGGCGAGGCCGCCTTCCGCGCGATCGAGAAGCGGGCCGTGCGCACCGCGCTGACCGGCCACGACGGCGTCCTCGCCCTCGGCGGCGGCGCGATCCTCGACGCGGACACGCGCGGCCTGCTCGCCGGGCAGCGTGTCGCCTACCTCTCGATGGACGTCGAGGAAGCGGTCAAGCGCACCGGCCTGAACGCCGCCCGCCCGCTGCTGGCCGTCAACCCCCGCAAGCAGTGGCGGGAGCTGATGGAGGCCAGGCGACACCTGTACGAGGAGGTCGCCACGGCCGTCGTGCCCACGGACGGCCGTACGCCTGAAGAAGTCACCCAAGCGGCCTTGGATGCACTGGAGTTGAAGGAAGCATGA